In a genomic window of Staphylococcus taiwanensis:
- a CDS encoding YwpF-like family protein: MKTFKAVRFQIVNEHGGITEYELEDGVIINKENSGTGWLLEVVISNDHFETMKTYYDNQTLLDIRVVITRPSNDPALFDATVKNITNFDTTMSVVLECHIYTLRQVYAESLLEQLIDEGLSGEELKVTFNRMMQSKPKLKEEKFERE, translated from the coding sequence TTGAAGACATTTAAAGCAGTAAGGTTTCAAATAGTAAATGAGCACGGTGGCATTACAGAATATGAACTAGAAGATGGGGTCATAATTAATAAAGAGAATAGCGGTACTGGCTGGTTATTAGAAGTAGTCATTTCAAATGACCATTTTGAAACTATGAAAACGTATTATGACAATCAAACATTATTAGATATTCGTGTTGTCATAACTAGACCGTCAAACGATCCAGCTTTATTTGATGCTACTGTTAAAAATATTACAAATTTTGATACAACTATGTCAGTGGTTTTAGAATGCCATATTTATACACTTCGCCAAGTTTATGCAGAAAGCTTATTGGAACAATTAATAGATGAGGGGCTTTCTGGAGAAGAATTAAAAGTGACATTTAATCGTATGATGCAGTCTAAACCAAAACTAAAGGAAGAAAAATTTGAAAGAGAATGA
- a CDS encoding single-stranded DNA-binding protein yields MLNKIVIVGRMTKDAQIYNNEEVKIATFSVATERNYKDENNEIACDYIFCKAFGKTALNIQRYTSQGSLVGITGQMRSRKYEKDNQTHFVTELYVETIKFMSPKSKNNEILSNSSIDEDTYSLENLEIININ; encoded by the coding sequence ATGCTCAATAAAATAGTAATAGTTGGTCGTATGACTAAAGACGCACAAATCTATAATAATGAGGAGGTGAAAATAGCTACATTCAGTGTTGCTACTGAACGCAATTATAAAGATGAAAATAATGAGATAGCTTGTGACTATATTTTTTGTAAAGCATTTGGTAAAACAGCTTTAAACATTCAACGTTATACCAGTCAAGGTTCACTTGTAGGTATTACTGGTCAAATGCGTTCTCGTAAATATGAAAAAGATAATCAAACACACTTCGTTACTGAATTGTATGTAGAAACAATCAAATTTATGTCCCCCAAATCCAAGAACAATGAAATACTTTCTAATTCCTCAATTGATGAAGACACTTATTCCTTAGAAAATCTCGAAATCATTAATATCAATTAA
- a CDS encoding transglycosylase family protein, protein MKKTIIASSLAVGLGVVAGNAGHADASEPQVNKAELAQLAQSNDQSLNDSPIQQGAYNVTFDYEGYTYHFESDGNNWSWDYTQSGQSGQTDQATQPTQTQQQDVSEQASASNNQTSAGEVASQQQSSQEQPTQIQQAPQTEQTQQPQTEATTSNSSSNSSDNNASSGSSVNVNSHLQQIAQRESGGDIHAINSSSGAAGKYQFLQSTWDSVAPDEYKGKSPAQAPEDVQDAAAVKLYNTAGASQWVTA, encoded by the coding sequence ATGAAAAAGACAATTATTGCTTCATCGTTAGCAGTAGGTTTAGGAGTAGTAGCTGGCAATGCAGGACACGCTGATGCGAGTGAACCTCAAGTAAATAAAGCTGAATTAGCTCAATTAGCTCAATCAAATGATCAATCATTAAATGATAGCCCTATTCAACAAGGTGCATATAACGTAACATTTGATTATGAAGGTTACACTTACCACTTTGAATCAGATGGTAATAACTGGAGTTGGGATTACACTCAATCAGGTCAATCAGGACAAACTGATCAAGCAACTCAACCAACTCAAACTCAACAACAAGATGTTAGTGAACAAGCTTCAGCTTCAAATAATCAAACTTCAGCAGGCGAAGTAGCTTCACAACAACAATCTAGCCAAGAACAACCAACACAAATACAACAAGCACCACAAACTGAGCAAACACAACAACCACAAACTGAAGCAACAACTTCTAATAGTTCATCAAATTCTTCAGATAACAATGCTTCAAGTGGTTCATCAGTAAATGTGAACAGTCATTTACAACAAATTGCACAACGTGAATCAGGTGGCGATATTCATGCTATCAATTCAAGCTCAGGCGCAGCTGGTAAATATCAATTCTTACAATCAACTTGGGATTCAGTAGCTCCTGATGAATATAAAGGTAAATCTCCAGCACAAGCACCTGAAGATGTGCAAGACGCTGCAGCTGTAAAATTATATAACACTGCTGGCGCATCTCAATGGGTAACTGCATAA
- the tenA gene encoding thiaminase II, which yields MTFSSELKVASQSIIEDIYNDGFIQDLLKGELSAQAVRQYLRADASYLKEFTNLYALIIPKMPTMKDVKFIVEQIEFMLDGEVEAHEILANYINEPYEEIVKEKVWPPSGDHYIKHMYYHAYAHENAAYTIAAMAPCPYVYEVIAKKALEDPKLNRDAITAKWFDFYSTEMRALIEVFDRLLDELTQNCSNQEKEDIKESFLQSTIHERQFFNMAYIDEQWNYGGNK from the coding sequence ATGACTTTTTCATCAGAATTAAAAGTAGCTTCACAATCCATTATTGAAGATATCTATAACGATGGATTTATTCAAGATTTGCTTAAAGGGGAATTATCAGCACAAGCAGTACGTCAATATTTAAGAGCGGATGCGTCTTATTTAAAAGAATTTACTAATTTATATGCATTAATTATTCCTAAAATGCCAACTATGAAAGATGTTAAATTCATAGTTGAACAAATTGAATTTATGTTAGATGGGGAAGTAGAAGCACATGAAATTCTAGCTAATTATATTAATGAGCCTTATGAAGAAATCGTTAAAGAAAAAGTGTGGCCGCCAAGTGGTGACCATTATATTAAACACATGTACTATCATGCATATGCACATGAAAATGCTGCATATACAATAGCTGCTATGGCGCCTTGTCCATACGTATATGAAGTTATTGCTAAAAAAGCACTTGAAGATCCAAAACTTAATAGAGATGCTATTACTGCAAAATGGTTTGATTTTTATAGTACGGAAATGCGTGCTTTAATTGAAGTATTTGATAGATTGTTAGATGAACTTACTCAAAATTGCTCAAATCAAGAGAAAGAAGACATTAAAGAAAGTTTCTTACAAAGTACAATTCATGAACGTCAATTCTTTAATATGGCATATATTGATGAACAGTGGAATTATGGAGGCAATAAATAA
- the thiD gene encoding bifunctional hydroxymethylpyrimidine kinase/phosphomethylpyrimidine kinase, translated as MKKPKIALTIAGTDPSGGAGVMADLKSFHACGVYGMATITSIVAQNTKGVQHIHNLETSWVKEQLDSVFDDELPQAIKTGMIATHETMELVQDYLKQHSDIPYVIDPVMLAKSGDSLMDDATKKHLQSTLLPLADVVTPNIPEAEEITGLTIDTEENIRKAGHIFINEIGSKGVVIKGGHSADLNNAKDFLFTKDDVYTFENKRFDTPHTHGTGCTFSAVITAELAKGKSIYEAVKKAKKFISLSIEYTPEIGQGRGPVNHFAYMKKVGLDDE; from the coding sequence ATGAAAAAACCTAAAATTGCATTAACCATTGCTGGAACTGACCCTTCAGGCGGCGCAGGGGTCATGGCAGACTTAAAATCGTTTCATGCTTGTGGTGTATATGGCATGGCTACTATCACTAGCATTGTGGCTCAAAACACTAAAGGAGTTCAACATATTCATAATTTAGAAACAAGTTGGGTTAAAGAACAGTTAGATAGTGTGTTTGATGATGAATTACCTCAAGCCATCAAAACAGGCATGATTGCTACACATGAGACTATGGAACTTGTCCAAGACTATTTAAAACAACATTCTGATATTCCATATGTTATTGATCCTGTTATGTTAGCTAAAAGTGGTGACTCTTTGATGGACGATGCTACAAAAAAACATTTACAAAGCACATTATTACCATTAGCTGATGTCGTAACACCTAATATTCCTGAAGCTGAGGAAATTACAGGTTTAACCATTGATACTGAAGAAAACATTCGTAAAGCAGGTCATATCTTCATTAATGAAATTGGAAGTAAAGGTGTAGTTATTAAAGGTGGCCATTCAGCAGATTTAAATAACGCTAAAGACTTTTTATTTACTAAAGACGATGTTTATACATTTGAAAACAAACGATTTGATACACCACATACACATGGTACTGGTTGTACATTTTCAGCAGTAATAACAGCAGAACTTGCTAAAGGGAAATCAATTTATGAAGCAGTAAAAAAAGCGAAGAAATTTATTTCGTTAAGTATCGAATACACACCTGAAATTGGTCAAGGTAGAGGTCCTGTAAACCATTTTGCATATATGAAGAAAGTAGGTTTAGATGATGAATAA
- the thiM gene encoding hydroxyethylthiazole kinase: MNNLEKLRHENPLVVCYTNDVVKNFTANGLLSIGASPAMSEAPEEAEEFYQVAGALLINIGTLTKANEADIIEIGKIANQQGTPIVFDPVAVGASNYRKQFCQKFLSEVDVSVIKGNASEILTLVDTTTTMKGTDGDTSLDPITIAKNAYAKLNTAIVLTGKDDVIVQDGKAVKLSNGSPLLAKITGAGCLLGGIVASFLFRETHPTLQVLEEAVSYYNIAAEIAEKDKQVKGPGSFLPNLLDQMYLIDYETYKLQVKRQEVA, translated from the coding sequence ATGAATAATCTAGAAAAATTACGCCACGAGAATCCTTTAGTTGTATGCTATACCAATGATGTAGTAAAAAACTTTACTGCAAATGGTCTATTAAGTATTGGTGCGAGCCCTGCAATGAGTGAAGCGCCTGAAGAAGCAGAAGAATTTTATCAAGTAGCAGGTGCATTATTAATTAATATAGGAACTTTAACTAAAGCCAATGAAGCGGATATCATTGAAATTGGTAAAATTGCAAATCAACAAGGAACGCCAATTGTGTTTGATCCTGTCGCAGTGGGTGCCTCAAATTATCGTAAACAATTTTGTCAGAAATTTTTATCAGAAGTAGATGTATCAGTTATTAAAGGGAATGCTTCAGAAATACTAACGTTGGTAGACACAACGACTACGATGAAAGGTACAGATGGAGATACTAGTTTAGATCCTATAACTATAGCTAAAAATGCCTATGCTAAACTTAATACGGCAATCGTACTTACTGGTAAAGATGACGTTATTGTACAAGATGGTAAAGCTGTGAAATTATCAAATGGCTCACCATTACTGGCTAAGATTACTGGTGCAGGATGTTTACTAGGCGGAATTGTTGCAAGCTTTCTGTTTAGAGAAACACACCCTACGCTTCAAGTTTTAGAAGAAGCTGTAAGTTATTATAATATTGCTGCTGAAATTGCTGAAAAAGATAAACAAGTTAAAGGACCTGGTTCTTTCTTACCAAACTTACTAGATCAAATGTACTTAATTGATTATGAAACATATAAGTTACAAGTCAAACGACAAGAGGTAGCGTAA
- a CDS encoding thiamine phosphate synthase gives MFKPSDLNVYFICGSQDIPDNQDIKTVLAQALEAGITLFQFREKGPTALTGIEKEQLAIELQDMCRSYQIPFIVNDDVKLAEKIDADGIHVGQDDEQVATFAQRFQHKIIGLSVGNEQEYQKSDLTNVDYIGVGPIYATGSKDDASAPVGPEMITTLKALNPSLPMVAIGGITVDNVEPIVQAGANGISVISAIARSHNIDKTVTKFQSYFK, from the coding sequence ATGTTTAAACCAAGTGATTTAAATGTTTACTTTATATGTGGGAGCCAAGATATTCCGGATAATCAAGATATTAAAACAGTATTAGCGCAAGCTTTAGAAGCAGGGATAACATTATTTCAATTTCGCGAAAAAGGTCCAACAGCTTTAACTGGTATTGAAAAGGAACAATTGGCAATTGAGTTACAAGACATGTGTCGTAGTTATCAAATACCTTTTATAGTGAATGATGATGTTAAATTAGCGGAAAAGATTGATGCAGATGGCATACATGTTGGTCAAGATGATGAACAAGTAGCTACTTTTGCTCAACGATTTCAACATAAAATTATTGGCTTGAGTGTCGGTAATGAACAAGAGTATCAAAAATCAGACTTAACGAATGTCGATTATATTGGTGTAGGACCTATATATGCAACGGGTTCGAAAGACGATGCAAGTGCACCAGTAGGTCCAGAAATGATTACAACATTAAAAGCGTTAAACCCATCATTACCTATGGTGGCTATTGGTGGAATAACTGTAGATAATGTAGAACCAATTGTTCAAGCCGGAGCTAATGGTATTTCTGTAATCTCAGCTATTGCACGTAGTCATAATATTGACAAGACTGTTACCAAATTCCAAAGTTATTTCAAATAA
- the yidC gene encoding membrane protein insertase YidC, translating to MKKKALLPLLLGVMVFLAGCDYSKSSNRDGFFYNTFVEPMSKVLHWLGHTVFNDDYGIAIIVLVLVIRIILLPFMLSNYKNSHMMREKMKVAKPEVDGVQEKVKRARTQEEKMAANQEMMEVYKKYDINPMKSALGCLPVLIQMPIVMGLYFTLRYRIGGGIAEHPHFLWFNLVHPDIWITIIAGVLYFIQAWVSSKQMPQEQRQMTYMMMIVSPIMIIWISLSSASALGLYWSVSAAFLIVQTYFANMYYEKVAKREVAPMIEKFDENNGNSNKKGKNTQVVSKNNKKKK from the coding sequence ATGAAGAAGAAAGCGTTACTACCTTTGTTATTAGGGGTAATGGTCTTTTTAGCCGGATGTGATTATTCTAAATCTAGTAATAGAGATGGATTTTTCTACAACACATTCGTTGAACCAATGTCTAAAGTCTTACATTGGTTAGGCCATACAGTTTTTAATGATGACTACGGTATTGCAATTATCGTATTAGTATTAGTGATTCGTATTATTTTATTACCATTCATGCTTTCAAACTATAAAAATAGTCATATGATGCGTGAAAAAATGAAAGTAGCTAAACCAGAAGTTGATGGTGTGCAAGAGAAAGTTAAACGCGCACGTACTCAAGAGGAAAAAATGGCTGCAAACCAAGAAATGATGGAAGTTTATAAAAAATATGATATTAACCCAATGAAAAGTGCATTAGGTTGTTTACCAGTATTAATCCAAATGCCTATCGTTATGGGATTATACTTTACTTTACGATATCGTATTGGTGGCGGAATTGCCGAACATCCTCACTTCTTATGGTTTAACTTAGTACATCCAGATATTTGGATTACAATTATTGCTGGTGTGCTTTACTTTATCCAGGCTTGGGTATCTAGTAAACAAATGCCTCAAGAACAACGTCAAATGACATATATGATGATGATAGTATCTCCAATTATGATCATATGGATTTCATTAAGTTCAGCTTCAGCATTAGGTTTATATTGGTCTGTCAGTGCGGCATTCCTAATTGTTCAAACTTATTTCGCTAATATGTATTATGAGAAAGTAGCTAAAAGAGAAGTTGCACCAATGATAGAAAAATTTGATGAAAACAATGGTAACTCAAATAAAAAAGGTAAAAACACTCAAGTTGTTTCTAAGAATAATAAAAAGAAAAAATAA
- a CDS encoding HD domain-containing protein has product MELNQQINLANDYMRHFHDNDYSGHDIAHIERVTSLAQRIAHSEQQGDITIITLSALLHDVIDDKLTDKSLAIKELKTFFTEIELNEASQQHILHIIQNLSYRNGQNNNVRLSIEGQIVRDADRLDAIGAIGIARTFQFAGHFDEPMWTEATHKEQPKPNTISSLPPSAIRHFYDKLLKLTELMHTETGRKLARERHEFMEQFLDQFYKEWHI; this is encoded by the coding sequence ATGGAATTAAACCAACAAATTAACCTTGCCAACGACTACATGCGTCACTTCCACGACAATGATTATTCTGGTCATGATATCGCACATATAGAACGTGTAACTTCACTTGCACAAAGAATTGCACATTCAGAACAACAAGGCGATATCACAATCATCACTTTATCAGCATTACTACACGATGTCATAGATGATAAATTAACGGATAAATCTTTAGCTATCAAAGAACTCAAAACATTTTTCACTGAAATTGAATTGAACGAAGCTTCACAACAACATATTTTGCATATTATTCAAAATTTAAGTTATCGAAATGGCCAAAATAATAACGTTCGTTTATCGATTGAAGGTCAAATAGTGCGCGATGCTGATCGTCTCGATGCAATAGGTGCGATTGGTATCGCTCGAACGTTTCAATTTGCAGGTCATTTTGATGAACCAATGTGGACTGAAGCCACTCATAAAGAACAGCCCAAACCAAATACAATTTCTTCTTTACCGCCTTCTGCTATACGCCATTTTTATGATAAATTGCTTAAATTAACTGAATTAATGCATACTGAAACCGGTCGGAAATTGGCTAGAGAACGACATGAATTTATGGAACAGTTTTTAGATCAATTTTATAAAGAATGGCATATATAA